A window of Acropora muricata isolate sample 2 chromosome 6, ASM3666990v1, whole genome shotgun sequence genomic DNA:
TCCAGTGTTCAGGTGAAATCATTCCAGGGAGGGATGTAAGTTGGGATCAAGTGATGGAAAAGGCAAAACCACATGACTGTGTTCCTGTGCTGTCAACTGATCCTCTATATATTCTGTACACTTCTGGAACCACTGGAGACCCTAAGGTAAATCAGAGACAAGGCcaattaacaacaaaaacctGTTCACCTGGTTTGGATACATTATGCAAAAGTCAAagtaaaaagcaacaaaaaagaTGTAGAGAACATTGTAGATCTATGTATATGATTttaatacatgaaataatttgaactgcagattgaatgTTGTTTATTGTGCTCGAGCCATTACTTCCCGTGCTTCTTATGCTTTTACATCATGTACACAGGACAaccagtttttcttttataGCACACCCTTTCTCCATAATACAGTTATTATAATACAGAGCTTCTGgtgaaaattgaaatatttttgttcttgGGTAACATCAAAAGTAGTTTGTACTAGAAGTTACTCCCACATTGTAATTCATAGGATCTTAGATAGTCTCAGAAAAGCAATGCTCTAGGTATTTCATAAGGAATAAAACGGTCGGTATATCCAAACTATCCGTAATGTTTTTTCTGAAGAGAAACCTCATATATGAGCAGACACTTGAACTGTACTAGTCTTGTGTCTAATGTATACCTCTGTGTTATTGTGGAGAAACAATTTAGTTTAGGTGACCTTGTGATTTGTTCTGAAATACAGGAATTGTGTATTTATTGCCAATTTCACAGTACACTCATCTGTGGAAATCTAGGTTCTTTTTTAATGCTCAACACAGCTTATTAGAAGACCTTATGATTTAGGGGTCAAAATAATCTGTTAGGATGGCATTTTTGCCAGAAAATATTGACGCAACCCATTTAGAATAAAATAACATATCATGGGGAATAGACTTCAAAGTACgtaactcctgggttcaaaccattttctactATGAGATTTGGTTGGCTTGACTTTATTAACTGTGCTTCAGGAAGCATTTTCTTCCAATGAATCTCTTCCGCATATTCCAGGTAGTAAAGAAAATGCTCTTTTCCTTTCATAATATTTTGATTGCTTCTTTTAACactatttcttttttcagggGATTGTGCGAGACAATGGAGGGCATGCAGTTGCTCTCCATTGGAACATGTGGAATGTGTATGGAGTTAACCCTGGAGAAGTAAGTATATATGTAACCAGCCAAGAGGGCAGAAGTCATTGTTTATCTCAAAATTCATGGATTATCTCAATTGAGAAAATTGTACTTTCTTTTTGTGGACTGATTGGAGAGCTTGGTGGTGATTAGCCAATATTTCAACCTGTTTCTCCTCTGAGAGGCCATAGAGAAAAGAAACTGCCTATTGCAGCTGTCTGTGAGCACTATTTTCAGCTTGTATCAATGATACATGAAAAACAGTTATTTCTTTCACTGAAGTTTTCAGAGTCCTTTCTCTCACTACTGCTTAAGCCTTTGACTCCGGTAAGTGCCAAAAATTatggcatttatagattttaccctgtctaacatCACaccattttacttgtcaatagggaacccctcaggagtgaaagggttaggTAGTGCTCATAATGGGAAGGATCCTCTACAATAAAATTCTtgcaatctgcagttcaaatacatgcatgtcatgtattcattacatcATATATAGATGTCATTCAGTCACGTGATAATACAGCCATGCTGGTgctcaaaacaatagcaaattatggctcatgttttACATAATACtaatagagtcaaattcccaaaagacttttttgccttttgttctgtgcaccaaCATTGCAGTGATGCGCAGAAGTTTGAGGGCTttactgtaagttatggaccACGTTTTgtccacttcaatttatggcctGAGTGTGAAGCCATGAACTGACATGGACAAAACAaggtaacttacagtacggagcAAGAAAATGAGGTTAGTGAGATGTatattatatctcttggaaattgaattcaGCTGGAAAGCACCCCTTGAAGGCAAACAGTGCGTACTTTAGAATAACACCACTAAATCAACCAGTCACTTTGTATTCAGTACCTGAGAGTTGTAATAAAGTTTATTAGTGTTATTAACAGTGTTTTGTGTGATTTCATTTTGTAAGGTTTGGTGGGCTGCATCTGACCTTGGCTGGGTGGTAGGCCATTCTTACATTGTTTATGCACCACTGCTGTCTGGTTGTACAACAGTTTTATTTGAGGTAAGTTAAACACTCAATGATCTAGAACATTATTTCATATGTTATTTCAGAAGTGGCATATATAGGCCTTCATTAACTAAGCCATGAGGATCTGGGAACAGTTTTAAATCATACAATGGAGCCCTAACAATGGAATGAAATGGGGTCCAAGGGATGTCAGCATTAACAAGGACACAGCCAAAATTAAAGTGAAAAAGCTGGGCAAAGTTCCTGTCCAAGTTTTGTACAGATTTTTGTTCAAGTTCAAGATTATCTTTTGTCATATCAGTTGTAATGAATGAGAAAAATAAGTTACCCACAGTGTGAATTTGATGTAAAAGAAGTAACGAATGACAGTTCAGGCCCACAGGGAGAGGGGGTGCGATGATGGGCCTGCAGTTCTGGTAATAAACTCCATTCTATTGGTTATCTACAACACAATACCTCTTGGCTTCTTTTTTTCTCAGCGCACTCTTCACTTTTGTTCTTACTCTCATGAAGTTGTCTTCTAAGAGTCTGGATGCTTTCTCTGGTATTCCTTATGACTTCTAAGACTTCCTTTTTAACATACCTCTGAAAGTAATTATTGGTGTAAATACTGTGAACCAACTAGCGACAAATGTATGTGGATGGAATGTTATCGTCCGTGTGAAAAAGTTCTTAGAAGTATTGCTGTTGACGatgatgtttcgacaacctgaccGTGAGTATTTTGTTAGGATTTCAAACTCTGGGACAATAAAATTCATCCAGgccccagttattcaaagggtaGAAAGCAATATCTATTGGATAAATCCTTGTTCTCTTCCAAAATTACCCTGTATCCTCATGTTTCCACACTTTTCCGTTGTTTGTTCCTTGATTAACATATCCTCGTACCACCTTCCCCCACCGTCAAGGTCAACATTTAATTGTTCCGGCGTTGCCAAACTTTTTCCCTACGATATTTCTCCTTTATTCCCTTATTCCCCCAAACTCCTGAGAGACCCTCACGAATTTTACAAACGAAAGACTTTGAACGGGTCAGAGTTACAGCTTCCTGCAGCCTCTTGTTCTCTCAGCTTAGGAAGCAAAATGGATATTTTCAGGTACTTTCTTTTCTCGTcgaatatatatataccaaCCTTCAAAATCTTTCTTGTTTTTGCCAAATCTTTTTTGGACGCTTGTGCCTCTGTCTTCGACTCATCTTTCACTGTTTTTTTCGCAACCTTCCTTTCTGGAGAAGATGGAAACGTGAATTCGTCTTTGGTTGTACTTGCGCCTATCCCGCGTTTTGTTTTGTCCTGAAGTTCCGACTTTAAAGGCTGAATTGTCGCAATATCTacatgagagtgacttcttcgTCTCTTCATGCGAAGGGTAGGTTCGAGTTTCTTCATTAATCCGTGGCTTATGGTTGGGCCTGCCCTCTGAGAGCGAAGAAGCCAATTGGCAACTCAGTGAGACAACCATGCAAATGTTTGAAAAGCTCCCCTTGAACAACTCACCTTTTTAGACGACGTTTGTTTTGTAACTCTCATTTTTGCTCTGCACTTAATTATGTGATCCTGTTTTGGAAACGAATTAACAGAATTCGAATTCGGATGATTAAAGTTTTAAAGGTCTACAATTTTACGGTAAGAAAACGAACGTAATTTCGAAGAGAGCTTCTTTgctctttctcttctttttttttttatttcatcatCAGAATTTTCCCGCCAAGACAGTGCGACCCGCGTCAGTCGTAAAAAAAACCGCGAAAAAcctgttttcaaataatttacgTAAACAGTTCGTTGTATCAGTtccaaattaaaaacaatttttccttttttaactaCTACAAATTAAACCGATTAAATCACTTGTTTTATCCCACGATTAATGTCAACGACTGGATTATTGTCACGGTTGCTTGTTGATGAATCTTCGAAGAAACCTGAGAACGTCGACTTGTTTGTGAGGCACTGAACTTTTGCGGGAAGTTGTTTTTCCTATTTGGTtttctaatattattattgtttttattactattattatttttattatttgtggTTGAGAATGTTTTTTCTCCAGCCAATTTTATGGGCAGGGTTTATTCCTGCTGCTGTAAATTTATGCGAATTTATAACTTCGGTCACAATTGTACTTAATTTTCGTTTCTGATTTGCAGACGTCATCTTAAACATATAAGCCTATGGCCAAATCGAATATGAACGGTACCTTAATACCTCAAGAAAACGGCGGCGAGCACTTTTAGCAATATTTGTAGCGACTTCTGCTTTCGTtattataattttgaaaatggcatcTTTAAGCAGAGCTTGTTTGTTTTGGGGATAGTGCAAAATTAGACAAAGCCAAAGCAATTATAACCCGTTAATTAAGTACCTCATGGTGTAAGGAAACTTGCTGTTCCTTTTTTTGCAGGGTAAACCAGTAGGAACCCCGGATGCCGGTGCATTTTTTCGAGTTATTGAGCAGCACAAAGTAACAAACATGTTTACTGCTCCAACCGCTGTCAGAGTAATTCGCGCTGAGGTATGGTAGATAAAtgtatgtgtcacgaagtgtccacTCGCCCGTCTCGTTATTTCATCATTTGCGGCGAGAAATACGGAAACTAAAAGCCACAAAGTGTCCTCCCGACTATACTACTCGAGGAGACGTAAACAGTAAACCTAGTTTTATtacctaaaaataaaaataatccgAACACAGTCAATAGTCGTGAAGTTAAGAACAGGGCGGTTAACGCTTAGATTTAACGGAGTACTTCGTGATGATtataaaacttgaacgtgaatCTCACTTTCAGCGTTGTTTGTTCAGTATCGCCAGAAATGTTTCacaagtgcgtgccgcacgtgcagcacgattagttTGAACTCTTAACCAATAATAATGTAATGAAAACATGGCGATAAATACGCACGCCCCGCCTCGCCTTAAATGTGAAACACGTGAGTGTCCGATGCTAAATCTACCATTTCTTCCATTTCTCAAGTTAAAGACAAAAGAggaaatatttttccttttctagTTCACGCCTGCTGCAGCCCTGCTTCTTTTTCTAAATGTTCTCTGTGAAACGTATTGCTCCCCGAAACGAAAACCCAAAAGCAATCATCTATCTTTGTTACCTTAGAGTAAATGCCTGAAAGTTTATTACGTTGAAATTGGTCGGAATCATATCTGATGTTGTATCCAAAAAAACAATTCGCCTTCTCTTTCCTTTCTCGCAGCCACGTTCGAACAACAGTTACTCCATATTGAGTCATTGAGCTACAAATCTTCCTCACCAGCATACTGTTGGTTTTCTCTTATTGCAGGATCCAAATTGCGAACTTATTAAACAATACGACCTGTCACAGTGAGTTCAAACtttctcaacaaaattacgaaaaaTTACGGGCAGAATAGTTGCAACAGCCAGGTAGCAGCAACAGATAGCTCGAGATACGGTGGTAGGCGAGTACGAGATGcgtatagagtgttttcacgttgGTGTgtctaaacaaaggaacggcaaCCATGTTGGTGTCTCcaactaatcctctgggaattgagTTCTATTCTTATGctagcattttcttttgttttagtcgAAAAACATGCTCATCGAGTACTGTTCAAAAGAGCCTAAATCTTCTTATTGTTTCTTTTGGGTAGTTTTCGCGGCCTGTTTGTCGCTGGTGAACACATGGATAAAGACACGATGAGATGGACCAGGAAGGCAATCAGCGCTCCTGTGTATGATAATTGGTGGCAAACGGGTAAGGAGCTGCAATTGATTTGTCCTTAGTTCTAGAAAGACGAAACGGTTGTATTTGCTACCACTGGAAAAACcatcaatagaccattttacagttgcttgctgtatccaggtgatctggtgacgtaatttggaggactgggaagaaaaattttaacgccgtatcccacaagcgcgcgcggccttagatgttgtttccaaactccctacagctttccatcgccaaaactcaacagatcattccttgtctaccacatttcctgttactgaatgaacattcaagtagacccgacgagccctaacctcgcctctgccatgttgaattcgaaaataaggccgtgcgcggttgtgggatacggcgttaaaatttttcatcccagtcctccgaattacgtcaccagatcacctggattgCTTGCTGCATTGCTTGTTGCATTgcttgctgtttttttttttggcatttccccgcctttcttatgttaatgatgctgttctcgtGCCAGTTAGTCGGAATTTACGTAAGAAAAGCAgcgaggtttctatcaaaatagGGTCAACACCAGccacattttcattcaaaggccaggcaactaagcacaactttaaaatggccaaactaGCTGTTTGTGGTGACGGTGAACTCTTGTAATTCTACTCTAGAAACTGGGTGGGCCATCACTGCGCATGCGGTAGGACTGGGTCGACCTATGGACGAGCACTTGGAGACCACAGGGAAGCCAGTACCGGGATACAACGGTAATCGAAAAAAAGCTTTGTGTgattgtagactttttttttccttttgctcaTTTCTTAGCATTAATTTCACCACGTGTAATGTTTTGGTCTTTTCGCAATTTCCAGTCAAAATTGTCAAGGAAGACTCGTCTGAAGTTGACCGCGGGAACCTGGGAAAGGTTGTCGTAAAGTAAGCATTTGTTTAGTAAGATGTGCGCAAGTGCTAAGCAGATTTCTACTTTGCCTAAAAGCTTTCTTCTTGACAATTTTGTCCTCGTAGGCTTCCTCTTCCACCCGGAACCATGTCAACGCTTTGGAAAGCAGAGGAGAGATTCGTCAAAACATATTTCACTAAATATCCTGTAAGTATGTACTATAATATTAAAGAGAAAGATCTCTTTGGTAAACAACCGCAAATTGACGATTGTTATACAGCGGTGTTTATTCACATTGAAAAAAGTCGTCCTTTCGCAAAGTCGTGGTTGAAATGATAACCCTCCGCCAAAATACACCCCtcatgaaaaaaatgaaaatgtactATTTCACGACTAAGAAAGCCCACGATAGAAAGGTTCCAGGAAAGTATGAAGGAGGCGATAGGACTTCACTTTTTTTCCTGGGCGATTGTACCAGGGATATAAACTTGCTCAGAATTTGCACAACTCCATGGTAAACATATCGCACACTTGATGTTCACTGCACCAGGACCAGGACCAATTTTTTATCCAGCAGTTGGTCTTTCTAGTGAAATCTACTTATTTAGGCATTTCCCGTTTCTGACgtagggctaatgcttgaaacgttcGCTTTGCAGTCCTCTTACGTTGGAAATTTTACCCTGATCAATTCGTTTGATGTGACCAAATTTGAGTGTTTCACTTCCTAGCTGAGCAGCGTCACATTAAACCCTTTATTTTAGAGACCCTAGAGTGTCTTCATATGCGCGCAGTCTGTGATTGGAGAACAAAGTGACAGTTGATAGAACACAAACAACGTCGCTAACCCTAATAAGGATAGTTAAAGCTAAAGGTCGTAGGGACTAGTTTCGAAATAGAggtctggggcctgtttctcgaaagtcccgaaacttttcgggtgtatttcgggtgacataattctctttgtatcttcaaaacgaaggcgtctcgaggcacgaaactttgcagttatttttatttttattccctttacaacatacgaaaagaccacctttacagaataagcaggtcgtagttttacgaatggcttttcgggcccgaaaggttctcgggattttcgagaaacgggcccctggaagAGTCCCCAGATCCGAAATGATGTCAATTAAAACGAAGACTGTGCAAGAGGAatatcattttgaaattccttgccAGGTTTCTGATATTGCGAATTTAACGGTGATAATGGGGCATTTTTGGAAACCGTTTCAACTAGATCTTGCCTGAATTATATGATTTTATCAAGAGAAGAATGTAAAAGAAACCGTCATTTAATTCGCAAAGAGTCAAGAGCATAAAATTGATTTCACTGCATTCTTCCAAAACCGAAGTAATTTTAGATAAATATTCCCGCGGAAATCGTCGATGCAGAAAGGAGTTTCTTCTTCTCCGGTCGTGGACTTCTTTGGAAGCTATTCATCTATATTACTGTTCCCGCCCcggttcctcaaagcccgattaagctaatcctggattggtgaaaaattttaactgttatttatttatcgTTTAAGAATAAGGGCAACTTAAGGAAAATATGTATGTATTTGTAACTTTATTGGGCCACATTTTTGTGacaaaccctcctttagcggcaaataaattaaaattaacaaaaattttacaaaattattcaaaaatttacaaaatttaaGTATTGTAAAgtttttacaaaatttaaattaaaatttacgtcaagctaggattagcttaatcgggcttcgaacaactgggccccgCTCTTTAGTTTTTAACGCgatattttaatttgttgtcCTTCTCGCAGGGGTATTATGACTCAGGTGATGATGGAGTTATGGACGGAGATGGATTTGTGTCAATCATGGCACGCTCGGATGACGTAATAAATGTTGCGGGTCACAGAATATCTACGAAAGCCTTAGAGGAGGTGAGAAGGGCCAATAGAGAGCTTCAACATCTACGACTGCAACGGCAACGACGTCACATACTAAGATTTTTATTGGTGGAACGAGGAAATATAAGCGTGCAacacgtgcggcacgtactTTAGAACAATTCGTGCGGTCCTTTGTGAAAAGACAACGTAAAATTACCACGTTTCGTGAGCCTATACAACAGTAAATCTTAATTATCCGTATTACTTCAACGGTGCTCCTTGTAGTCCAGTTATAACATAATTCAACACGAAACTCAAGGCGATGTCGGCTGAGCGCGGGAAAGTAGTCGATGACGTCAGTGTCAGTCGCCCTGCAGTCAGTTAGAGTTTCACATCGGCGGGTGTATTTGTTAAGTATTGAACGAAATAGTTTCATTGGCGCTCTACTTATGcgatatttttttgttgaaaaacgcCATCATATTGGCAATCAGGATTTTTGTACAAATCACCTACGACAATGCTAAAATGCCTGTTTGTTATTTCAGGGAATAATTCACCTGGATTTTGTAATTGACGCGGCATGCGT
This region includes:
- the LOC136920020 gene encoding uncharacterized protein, producing the protein VANWLLRSQRAGPTISHGLMKKLEPTLRMKRRRSHSHVDIATIQPLKSELQDKTKRGIGASTTKDEFTFPSSPERKVAKKTVKDESKTEAQASKKDLAKTRKILKVGIYIFDEKRKYLKISILLPKLREQEAAGSCNSDPFKLVHSIYTNNYFQRYVKKEVLEVIRNTRESIQTLRRQLHESKNKSEECAEKKRSQEVLCCR